From Streptomyces cyaneogriseus subsp. noncyanogenus, the proteins below share one genomic window:
- a CDS encoding cell division protein PerM, translated as MAGVIQTTARRMLLSLLRALLRDRPPGLSAGLLGGAVAAGLGLGVFAVLVMVVWVGSPYPDSGPDGALHVAAALWVLAHGAELVRADTLSGTPAPVGVTPLLLSVPPAWLIHRMARDAVAGGLAMGEGRPGAAPAPVPPRVAWTGVVLGYLGVALPTALYAAGGALRPSWAGTVVCLPLFVMGVAGTGVWAAHGRPGGPVRRLLAALPVVPRQLLVRPDGRPGVAARAAGTGVAVLVGGGALLLAVSLVGHGGAFRAAFGRLADGWAGGFAVLVLCVALVPNAAVWAAAYALGPGFAAGAGHTVGPFASAPASLPPFPLLAAVPQPGPGTPVHWASAVVPLAAGAAVGWFTGRASADRPGDRPDGRERTADGDRPDRARGAAGSWSWRRTAAGAGLAAVVCGATTALLAALAGGPLGVASLARFGPVWWQIGAVTPVWIAVVAVPTAVGVRAWRHWAAAQRRRPGASPGTPGTDEAPARASWRIPGTPWVPAVGKPWRIPGAAWAAALGGFRRLPARPWTRAVRKPWRIPGRPWSPAARETPRGPGGRPPGARRTPEAPEPRRAEPLLEARGTSAAGGPVRGSRVPPG; from the coding sequence CGGGCTCTCGGCGGGGCTGCTGGGCGGGGCGGTCGCGGCGGGCCTGGGGCTCGGGGTGTTCGCCGTGCTGGTGATGGTGGTGTGGGTCGGCTCGCCGTACCCCGACAGCGGACCCGACGGCGCGCTGCACGTCGCCGCGGCGCTGTGGGTGCTGGCGCACGGCGCCGAACTGGTCCGCGCCGACACGCTGTCCGGCACCCCCGCGCCCGTCGGCGTCACGCCGCTGCTGCTGTCCGTGCCGCCCGCGTGGCTGATCCACCGGATGGCGCGGGACGCGGTGGCCGGCGGCCTGGCGATGGGGGAGGGCCGCCCCGGGGCCGCTCCGGCGCCGGTGCCGCCCCGCGTCGCCTGGACGGGCGTCGTGCTCGGCTACCTCGGCGTCGCCCTGCCCACCGCGCTGTACGCCGCCGGGGGCGCGCTGCGGCCCTCGTGGGCGGGGACGGTGGTGTGCCTGCCGCTGTTCGTCATGGGCGTGGCGGGAACGGGCGTGTGGGCGGCGCACGGCCGCCCGGGCGGGCCGGTGCGGCGCTTGCTGGCCGCCCTGCCCGTGGTGCCGCGGCAGTTGCTCGTCCGGCCGGACGGGCGCCCGGGCGTCGCGGCGCGGGCGGCGGGCACCGGGGTGGCGGTGCTGGTCGGGGGCGGCGCGCTGCTGCTGGCGGTCTCCCTGGTGGGGCACGGCGGGGCGTTCCGGGCGGCGTTCGGCCGGCTGGCGGACGGGTGGGCCGGGGGGTTCGCGGTCCTCGTGCTCTGCGTGGCGCTGGTGCCCAACGCGGCGGTGTGGGCCGCGGCGTACGCGCTCGGCCCCGGTTTCGCGGCCGGCGCCGGGCACACGGTGGGCCCTTTCGCCTCCGCGCCGGCGTCGCTGCCGCCGTTCCCGCTGCTGGCGGCGGTGCCGCAGCCGGGGCCGGGTACGCCGGTGCACTGGGCGTCCGCGGTGGTGCCGCTGGCGGCCGGTGCGGCGGTGGGGTGGTTCACGGGTCGTGCCTCGGCCGACAGGCCGGGTGACCGCCCGGACGGGCGGGAGCGGACGGCGGACGGGGACCGGCCGGACCGGGCGCGGGGCGCGGCCGGCTCCTGGTCGTGGCGCCGCACCGCGGCGGGCGCCGGGCTGGCGGCCGTGGTGTGCGGCGCCACGACCGCCCTGCTCGCGGCGCTGGCGGGCGGCCCGCTCGGGGTGGCCTCGCTCGCCCGCTTCGGGCCGGTGTGGTGGCAGATCGGCGCCGTCACCCCGGTGTGGATCGCGGTGGTGGCGGTGCCGACGGCGGTCGGGGTGCGGGCCTGGCGGCACTGGGCGGCGGCGCAGCGCAGGCGGCCGGGGGCCTCCCCCGGGACTCCCGGGACGGACGAGGCGCCGGCGCGCGCGTCCTGGCGGATCCCGGGAACGCCCTGGGTGCCGGCGGTGGGCAAACCCTGGCGGATCCCGGGTGCGGCCTGGGCGGCGGCCCTGGGCGGGTTCCGGCGGCTTCCGGCAAGACCCTGGACACGAGCGGTGCGCAAGCCCTGGCGCATCCCGGGAAGGCCCTGGTCACCGGCGGCGCGCGAAACCCCGCGCGGACCCGGTGGACGGCCGCCGGGCGCGCGCCGGACACCGGAGGCTCCGGAACCCCGGCGGGCGGAGCCGCTCCTGGAGGCCCGGGGCACCTCCGCGGCGGGCGGTCCCGTACGCGGATCGCGGGTGCCTCCCGGGTAG
- the purN gene encoding phosphoribosylglycinamide formyltransferase, which yields MAAKPVAKRLVVLVSGSGTNLQALLDEIAATGPERYGAEIVAVGADRDGIEGLARAERAGLPTFVCRVKDHATREEWDAALAEAVAAHEPDLVVSAGFMKIVGKEFLARFGGRFVNTHPALLPSFPGAHGVRDALAYGAKVTGCTVHFVDDGVDTGPIIAQGVVEIRDEDDESALHERIKEAERRLLVDVVGRLARHGYRIEGRKVVIQ from the coding sequence GTGGCCGCCAAGCCCGTGGCCAAGCGCCTCGTCGTGCTGGTCTCCGGATCCGGCACCAATCTTCAGGCGCTCCTGGACGAGATCGCCGCCACCGGCCCCGAGCGCTACGGAGCCGAGATCGTGGCCGTCGGCGCCGACCGGGACGGCATCGAGGGGCTCGCGCGCGCCGAGCGGGCCGGGCTGCCCACCTTCGTGTGCCGCGTGAAGGACCACGCCACCCGCGAGGAGTGGGACGCGGCGCTCGCGGAGGCCGTCGCCGCCCATGAGCCGGACCTCGTCGTCTCGGCCGGGTTCATGAAGATCGTGGGGAAGGAGTTCCTCGCGCGATTCGGCGGGCGGTTCGTCAACACCCACCCCGCCCTCCTCCCCAGTTTCCCCGGGGCCCACGGCGTGCGGGACGCGCTCGCGTACGGCGCCAAGGTCACCGGCTGCACCGTCCACTTCGTCGACGACGGCGTCGACACCGGGCCGATCATCGCGCAGGGCGTGGTGGAGATCCGGGACGAGGACGACGAGAGCGCTCTGCACGAGCGCATCAAGGAAGCCGAGCGAAGGCTGCTCGTCGATGTCGTGGGGCGGCTCGCCCGCCACGGCTACCGCATTGAGGGACGAAAGGTAGTAATCCAGTGA
- the purH gene encoding bifunctional phosphoribosylaminoimidazolecarboxamide formyltransferase/IMP cyclohydrolase, producing the protein MTADSNKRPIRRALVSVYDKTGLEELARGLHEAGVELVSTGSTAARIAAAGVPVTKVEELTGFPECLDGRVKTLHPKVHAGILADLRLDTHRQQLDELGVAPFDLVVVNLYPFRETVASGATPDECVEQIDIGGPSMVRAAAKNHPSVAVVTSPARYGDVLAAAKDGGFDLAARKRLAAEAFRRTAAYDVAVASWFASEYAPADDSSFPDFLGATWDRAHTLRYGENPHQPAALYVSGTGGLAEAEQLHGKEMSYNNYTDTDAARRAAYDHAEPCVAIIKHANPCGIAIGADVAEAHRKAHACDPLSAFGGVIAVNRPVSKEMAEQVAEIFTEVIVAPGYEDGALEILTKKKNIRVLRAPEAPAAAVEIKPIDGGALLQVADRLQAEGDDPATWTLASGEALSEAELAELAFAWRACRAVKSNAILLAKDGASVGVGMGQVNRVDSCRLAVERAGQERARGAFAASDAFFPFPDGPEILIEAGVRAIVQPGGSIRDEQVVEAAKKAGVTMYFTGTRHFFH; encoded by the coding sequence GTGACCGCCGACAGCAACAAGCGGCCGATTCGCCGGGCGCTCGTCAGCGTCTACGACAAGACCGGGCTGGAAGAGCTCGCGCGCGGCCTGCACGAGGCCGGCGTCGAGCTGGTCTCCACCGGCTCCACCGCCGCCCGGATCGCCGCCGCCGGCGTCCCCGTCACCAAGGTCGAGGAGCTCACCGGCTTCCCCGAGTGCCTCGACGGCCGTGTCAAGACCCTGCACCCCAAGGTGCACGCGGGCATCCTCGCCGACCTGCGCCTGGACACCCACCGGCAGCAGCTCGACGAGCTCGGCGTCGCGCCGTTCGACCTGGTCGTGGTCAACCTCTACCCGTTCCGCGAGACGGTCGCCTCGGGCGCCACCCCCGACGAGTGCGTGGAGCAGATCGACATCGGCGGCCCCTCCATGGTCCGCGCCGCCGCCAAGAACCACCCCTCCGTCGCCGTGGTCACCAGCCCCGCCCGGTACGGCGACGTCCTCGCCGCGGCCAAGGACGGCGGCTTCGACCTGGCCGCCCGCAAGCGCCTGGCCGCCGAGGCGTTCCGGCGCACGGCCGCCTACGACGTGGCGGTCGCCTCCTGGTTCGCCTCCGAGTACGCCCCGGCCGACGACTCGTCCTTCCCCGACTTCCTCGGCGCCACCTGGGACCGCGCGCACACCCTGCGCTACGGCGAGAACCCGCACCAGCCCGCCGCCCTGTACGTCTCCGGCACCGGCGGCCTCGCCGAGGCCGAGCAGCTCCACGGCAAGGAGATGTCGTACAACAACTACACGGACACGGACGCCGCCCGCCGTGCCGCGTACGACCACGCCGAGCCGTGCGTGGCGATCATCAAGCACGCCAACCCGTGCGGCATCGCGATCGGCGCGGACGTCGCCGAGGCGCACCGCAAGGCGCACGCCTGCGACCCGCTGTCCGCGTTCGGCGGCGTGATCGCCGTCAACCGGCCGGTCAGCAAGGAGATGGCCGAGCAGGTCGCGGAGATCTTCACCGAGGTCATCGTCGCGCCCGGCTACGAGGACGGCGCGCTGGAGATCCTCACCAAGAAGAAGAACATCCGCGTGCTGCGCGCCCCCGAGGCGCCCGCCGCGGCCGTGGAGATCAAGCCGATCGACGGCGGCGCCCTCCTCCAGGTCGCCGACCGCCTCCAGGCCGAGGGCGACGACCCGGCCACCTGGACCCTCGCCAGCGGCGAGGCCCTGTCCGAGGCGGAGCTGGCCGAGCTGGCGTTCGCCTGGCGGGCCTGCCGCGCGGTGAAGTCCAACGCGATCCTGCTGGCGAAGGACGGCGCCTCGGTCGGCGTCGGCATGGGCCAGGTCAACCGGGTCGACTCCTGCCGCCTCGCGGTCGAGCGGGCCGGCCAGGAGCGGGCGCGCGGCGCGTTCGCGGCCTCGGACGCCTTCTTCCCGTTCCCGGACGGCCCCGAGATCCTGATCGAGGCCGGGGTCCGGGCCATCGTCCAGCCCGGCGGCTCGATCCGCGACGAGCAGGTCGTCGAGGCCGCGAAGAAGGCCGGTGTGACGATGTACTTCACCGGCACCCGCCACTTCTTCCACTGA
- a CDS encoding protein kinase domain-containing protein, translating into MTGPYAVPVPRGYRVGCWEVREPIATGAFGSVYAARRTGGADDLPRTAALKFLATGTGTPRQLAHLRELIEREVALLRRLRQPRLIRMYETLTVDDPGNPRLDGATVLVLEKAEGSLSGLLAGAPRPPAGPALLAQVCAGLAQLHRAGWVHGDLKPANVLLMADGSVRLADFNMAAELEGTHAYTPAFSTPDYTPPELLWSEIGERGRRIRPSADVWAFGVLAHLVLTGSFPLPGGTPAARRDAAVAYARGADQLRLAPELPEPWREIVRSCLTRTHGDRVGTESLLRLVEAAAGTGRTPRLPRLPRLLPHRRPRRGAVLAAALGATTAVAALGYAISTWAGGGSGGGGEAARGARIAAVSYGASELRTDRGIPPAYRLLIVETAHDCADEHVTPPLIAAMLKVESDFDPNLSDPVRNEYGIARWTPSVLRWWMNEDGTPAESVPEPPFPPAESIPAMGRYLCWIAPRLDDGLPGDRRVLIAAAYRSSYRKVNDAGGVPPKHRDYADRVAHRLKEYTPPGRK; encoded by the coding sequence GTGACCGGACCGTACGCGGTGCCGGTTCCCCGGGGCTACCGGGTGGGCTGCTGGGAGGTGCGCGAGCCGATCGCGACGGGCGCCTTCGGCAGCGTGTACGCCGCCCGCCGCACCGGCGGGGCGGACGACCTGCCGAGGACCGCCGCCCTGAAGTTCCTGGCGACCGGCACCGGCACCCCCCGGCAACTGGCCCACCTGCGCGAACTGATCGAGCGCGAGGTCGCGCTGCTGCGCCGGCTGAGGCAGCCGCGGCTGATCCGGATGTACGAGACCCTCACCGTCGACGACCCCGGGAACCCCCGGCTGGACGGCGCCACCGTCCTCGTCCTGGAGAAGGCGGAGGGCTCCCTGTCCGGGCTGCTGGCCGGAGCGCCCCGCCCGCCGGCCGGGCCCGCGCTGCTCGCCCAGGTCTGCGCGGGGCTGGCCCAGCTCCACCGGGCGGGCTGGGTGCACGGGGACCTCAAGCCCGCCAACGTGCTGCTGATGGCGGACGGTTCGGTACGGCTGGCCGACTTCAACATGGCCGCCGAGCTGGAGGGCACCCACGCCTACACGCCCGCCTTCTCCACCCCCGACTACACCCCGCCCGAGCTGCTGTGGTCGGAGATCGGCGAACGCGGGCGCCGCATCCGCCCCTCCGCCGACGTGTGGGCCTTCGGCGTCCTCGCCCACCTCGTGCTCACCGGCTCCTTCCCGCTGCCCGGCGGCACCCCCGCGGCCCGCCGCGACGCCGCCGTGGCCTACGCCCGGGGCGCCGACCAGTTACGGCTGGCGCCCGAACTGCCCGAGCCCTGGCGCGAGATCGTACGGTCCTGCCTGACCCGGACGCACGGCGACCGGGTCGGCACCGAATCCCTGCTGCGGCTGGTCGAGGCCGCGGCCGGCACCGGCCGGACGCCCCGCCTGCCCCGCCTGCCCCGGCTGCTGCCGCACCGGCGCCCCCGGCGCGGCGCCGTCCTCGCGGCGGCGCTGGGCGCCACCACGGCCGTGGCCGCCCTCGGCTACGCCATCAGCACCTGGGCGGGCGGCGGGAGCGGCGGTGGCGGGGAGGCCGCGCGCGGCGCCCGGATCGCCGCCGTCTCCTACGGCGCGTCCGAGCTGCGCACCGACCGGGGCATCCCGCCCGCGTACCGGCTGCTGATCGTGGAGACGGCGCACGACTGCGCCGACGAGCACGTCACCCCGCCCCTGATCGCGGCCATGCTGAAGGTGGAGAGCGACTTCGACCCGAACCTGTCCGACCCGGTGCGCAACGAGTACGGCATCGCCCGCTGGACCCCCTCGGTCCTGCGCTGGTGGATGAACGAGGACGGCACGCCCGCCGAGTCCGTGCCCGAACCGCCCTTCCCGCCCGCCGAGTCGATCCCGGCGATGGGCCGCTACCTGTGCTGGATCGCGCCGCGCCTGGACGACGGCCTGCCCGGCGACCGCCGGGTGCTGATCGCCGCCGCCTACCGGTCGTCGTACCGGAAGGTGAACGACGCGGGCGGGGTCCCCCCGAAGCACCGCGACTACGCCGACCGCGTCGCCCACCGCCTCAAGGAGTACACCCCGCCCGGGCGGAAGTGA
- a CDS encoding RDD family protein, translating into MSFGSPPPDNPYGQPQQGQQGLPGYPQQGGQPGYGHPQQGGQPGYGHPQQGGQPGYGYPQQGGQPGYGYPQQPGYPGGPGPRVASMGRRLGARLIDGVIIGIVYVVLLIAGVAGSADAATECDPNSPAYESCVNDAAADVLGPLTAVFLILGIASLLYEWLMVGLVGATLGKMILGMRVVKADTGQKTGLGSSFIRWIIPIVGSLACGIGQLLVYLSPFWDKSGRQQGWHDKAASTMVVQR; encoded by the coding sequence ATGAGTTTCGGCTCGCCCCCGCCCGACAACCCCTACGGTCAGCCCCAGCAGGGCCAGCAGGGCCTGCCCGGCTACCCGCAGCAGGGTGGCCAGCCGGGTTACGGCCACCCCCAGCAGGGCGGCCAGCCCGGCTACGGCCACCCCCAGCAGGGCGGCCAGCCCGGCTACGGCTACCCGCAGCAGGGCGGCCAGCCCGGCTACGGCTACCCGCAGCAGCCGGGTTACCCGGGCGGCCCGGGACCGCGGGTCGCCTCCATGGGCCGGCGCCTGGGCGCACGCCTGATCGACGGCGTGATAATCGGCATCGTCTACGTCGTCCTGCTGATCGCGGGTGTCGCGGGCTCGGCCGACGCGGCCACGGAGTGCGACCCGAATTCGCCCGCCTACGAGTCCTGCGTCAACGACGCCGCCGCCGACGTGCTGGGACCGCTGACGGCGGTCTTCCTCATCCTCGGCATCGCCAGCCTCCTGTACGAGTGGCTGATGGTCGGCCTGGTGGGCGCCACGCTGGGGAAGATGATCCTCGGCATGCGGGTGGTGAAGGCCGACACCGGCCAGAAGACGGGTCTGGGTTCGTCGTTCATCCGCTGGATCATCCCGATCGTCGGCTCCCTCGCCTGCGGCATCGGCCAGCTGCTGGTCTACCTCTCCCCGTTCTGGGACAAGTCCGGCCGCCAGCAGGGCTGGCACGACAAGGCCGCGAGCACGATGGTCGTCCAGCGCTGA
- a CDS encoding bifunctional methylenetetrahydrofolate dehydrogenase/methenyltetrahydrofolate cyclohydrolase: MTAQILDGKATAAAIKSELTARVAALKEKGVTPGLGTVLVGDDPGSQKYVAGKHRDCAQVGIASIQRELPATATQEEIEAVVRELNEDPACTGYIVQLPLPKGIDENRILELMDPAKDADGLHPMNLGRLVLNEPAPLPCTPNGILTLLRRYGVEIKGAEVVVVGRGVTIGRPMPLLLTRRSENATVTQCHTGTRDLSAHLKRADIVIAAAGSPHLIRPEDVKPGAAVLDVGVSRNAEGKIVGDVHPDVAEVAGWISPNPGGVGPMTRALLLVNVVEAAERSVG, translated from the coding sequence ATGACCGCCCAGATTCTCGATGGCAAGGCCACCGCAGCCGCGATCAAGTCCGAACTGACCGCCCGGGTGGCGGCGCTGAAGGAGAAGGGCGTCACGCCCGGCCTCGGCACCGTCCTCGTCGGCGACGACCCCGGCAGCCAGAAGTACGTCGCCGGCAAGCACCGAGACTGCGCCCAGGTGGGCATCGCCTCCATCCAGCGCGAACTGCCGGCCACGGCGACGCAGGAGGAGATCGAGGCGGTCGTGCGCGAACTGAACGAGGACCCGGCCTGCACCGGCTACATCGTCCAGCTCCCGCTGCCCAAGGGCATCGACGAGAACCGCATCCTGGAGCTGATGGACCCGGCCAAGGACGCCGACGGCCTGCACCCGATGAACCTCGGCCGCCTCGTGCTGAACGAGCCGGCCCCGCTGCCCTGCACCCCCAACGGCATCCTCACCCTCCTGCGCCGCTACGGCGTGGAGATCAAGGGCGCCGAGGTCGTGGTCGTCGGCCGCGGCGTCACCATCGGCCGCCCCATGCCGCTGCTGCTGACCCGGCGCAGCGAGAACGCGACCGTGACCCAGTGCCACACCGGCACCCGCGACCTGTCCGCGCACCTCAAGCGCGCCGACATCGTCATCGCCGCGGCCGGCTCGCCCCACCTGATCCGGCCCGAGGACGTCAAGCCGGGCGCCGCCGTCCTCGACGTCGGTGTCTCGCGCAACGCCGAGGGCAAGATCGTCGGCGATGTCCACCCGGACGTCGCCGAGGTCGCCGGCTGGATCTCCCCCAACCCCGGCGGCGTCGGCCCGATGACCCGGGCGCTGCTGCTGGTCAACGTGGTCGAGGCGGCGGAGCGCAGTGTCGGCTGA
- a CDS encoding DUF3017 domain-containing protein, whose translation MSADEGARHPEDITVPDAVSAPDAEGRPRRVTRRFPLFTRDTARPEGSGRAAPLDAPAPARQWPILAVLSLVGIGLLLTALDVFRYGTLLIGVALLGGAVLRWLLPGVGMLAVRSRFTDIATYGVLGLAIALLAMMAQPDPWLEIPFLKDTLHFTVSG comes from the coding sequence GTGTCGGCTGACGAGGGCGCCCGGCACCCGGAGGACATCACGGTCCCGGACGCGGTCAGCGCGCCCGACGCCGAGGGCAGGCCGCGGCGCGTCACGCGCCGCTTCCCGCTGTTCACCCGGGACACCGCGCGCCCCGAGGGCAGCGGCCGGGCCGCGCCCCTGGACGCCCCGGCCCCGGCCCGGCAGTGGCCGATCCTCGCCGTGCTGTCCCTGGTCGGCATCGGCCTGCTGCTGACCGCCCTGGACGTCTTCCGGTACGGCACGCTGCTGATCGGGGTCGCGCTGCTGGGCGGTGCCGTCCTGCGCTGGCTGCTGCCCGGCGTCGGCATGCTGGCCGTACGGTCCCGCTTCACGGACATCGCCACCTACGGCGTCCTGGGCCTCGCCATCGCCCTGCTCGCGATGATGGCCCAGCCCGACCCGTGGCTGGAGATCCCGTTCCTGAAGGACACGCTGCACTTCACGGTCAGCGGCTGA
- a CDS encoding helix-turn-helix domain-containing protein: MPDALDPQIREFAGRLRRLVDRSGLSIADVADRTGYGKTSWERYLDGRLLAPKGAVVALAEVTGTDPVHLTTLWELAERAWSRSETRHDVTMEAIRISRSRTAPGGAGPAGGAAPAVPPLPAQRTAAESPDALSGTSRTGPSHGGAPGGNSWGLAGYRGPSPATRRPPRGGPGGAGTAGGPGHGAPGAPAPAGPPRGPGRGGWAGGGGRRPVMFLAGAVGALIAVAGAFLLLDGGGDQAGEGARAAASPGPSTRPRLPDGVRCGGDQCTGEDAETMGCSSGGLVTTARQITVGTAVVEVRYSAACGAAWGRVTQAAQGDEVEVTAGGSRQTGAVTEAGDTLAYTPMVAVRKAGDAVVCVTLASGQRGCTG; this comes from the coding sequence TTGCCCGACGCACTCGATCCGCAGATCAGGGAGTTCGCCGGCCGGTTGCGCCGGCTGGTGGACCGCAGCGGTCTGAGCATCGCCGACGTGGCCGACCGCACCGGCTACGGCAAGACGTCCTGGGAGCGGTATCTCGACGGCCGGCTGCTGGCGCCCAAGGGCGCGGTCGTGGCCCTGGCCGAGGTGACCGGGACCGATCCGGTGCACCTGACCACCCTGTGGGAGCTGGCCGAGCGCGCCTGGAGCCGCTCCGAGACGCGGCACGACGTGACCATGGAGGCCATCCGGATCTCCCGGTCCCGGACCGCGCCCGGGGGCGCCGGACCGGCCGGAGGGGCAGCGCCCGCCGTCCCGCCGCTGCCGGCGCAGCGGACGGCGGCCGAGAGCCCGGACGCGCTCAGCGGCACGTCCCGGACCGGCCCGTCCCACGGCGGTGCGCCCGGGGGCAACTCCTGGGGCCTCGCCGGGTACCGGGGTCCGTCGCCGGCCACGCGCCGCCCGCCGCGCGGTGGGCCTGGCGGCGCGGGGACCGCCGGGGGTCCCGGGCACGGCGCGCCGGGCGCGCCCGCGCCCGCCGGGCCGCCGCGGGGGCCCGGCCGGGGCGGCTGGGCCGGGGGCGGCGGCAGACGGCCGGTGATGTTCCTCGCGGGGGCCGTCGGCGCGCTGATCGCCGTCGCCGGGGCCTTCCTCCTGCTGGACGGCGGCGGCGACCAGGCCGGCGAGGGCGCGCGGGCCGCCGCCTCGCCCGGCCCCAGCACCCGCCCCCGCCTGCCGGACGGCGTCAGGTGCGGCGGCGACCAGTGCACCGGCGAGGACGCCGAGACGATGGGATGCAGCAGCGGCGGTCTGGTGACCACCGCCCGGCAGATCACGGTCGGCACCGCCGTCGTCGAGGTCCGCTACAGCGCGGCCTGCGGTGCCGCCTGGGGCCGCGTCACCCAGGCGGCGCAGGGCGACGAGGTCGAGGTCACCGCGGGCGGGTCCCGGCAGACCGGCGCCGTCACGGAGGCCGGTGACACCCTCGCCTACACGCCCATGGTGGCCGTGCGGAAGGCCGGTGACGCCGTGGTGTGCGTGACGCTGGCCTCGGGGCAGCGGGGGTGCACCGGCTGA
- a CDS encoding malate dehydrogenase, with amino-acid sequence MTRTPVNVTVTGAAGQIGYALLFRIASGQLLGADVPVKLRLLEITPALKAAEGTAMELDDCAFPLLQGIEITDDPNVAFDGANVALLVGARPRTKGMERGDLLEANGGIFKPQGKAINDHAADDIRVLVVGNPANTNALIAQAAAPDVPAERFTAMTRLDHNRALTQLAKKTGSTVADIKRLTIWGNHSATQYPDIFHATVAGKNAAEVVGDEKWLAEEFIPTVAKRGAAIIEARGASSAASAANAAIDHVYSWVNGTPEGDWVSMGIPSDGSYGVPEGLISSFPVTCKDGKYEIVQGLEINEFSRTRIDASVKELEEEREAVRGLGLI; translated from the coding sequence ATGACCCGCACTCCCGTGAACGTCACCGTCACCGGCGCGGCCGGCCAGATCGGTTACGCCCTGCTGTTCCGCATCGCCTCCGGCCAGCTCCTCGGCGCGGACGTGCCGGTCAAGCTCCGCCTGCTGGAGATCACCCCGGCGCTGAAGGCGGCCGAGGGCACGGCCATGGAGCTCGACGACTGCGCGTTCCCGCTGCTCCAGGGCATCGAGATCACCGACGACCCGAACGTCGCCTTCGACGGCGCCAACGTCGCCCTCCTCGTCGGCGCCCGCCCGCGCACCAAGGGCATGGAGCGCGGTGACCTGCTGGAGGCCAACGGCGGCATCTTCAAGCCGCAGGGCAAGGCCATCAACGACCACGCCGCGGACGACATCCGCGTGCTGGTCGTCGGCAACCCGGCCAACACCAACGCGCTCATCGCGCAGGCCGCCGCCCCGGACGTACCGGCCGAGCGCTTCACCGCGATGACCCGCCTGGACCACAACCGCGCGCTGACCCAGCTCGCCAAGAAGACGGGCTCCACGGTCGCCGACATCAAGCGGCTGACCATCTGGGGCAACCACTCCGCCACGCAGTACCCGGACATCTTCCACGCCACCGTCGCCGGCAAGAACGCCGCCGAGGTCGTGGGCGACGAGAAGTGGCTGGCCGAGGAGTTCATCCCGACCGTCGCCAAGCGCGGCGCCGCCATCATCGAGGCCCGCGGCGCCTCGTCGGCCGCCTCCGCCGCCAACGCCGCCATCGACCACGTCTACTCCTGGGTCAACGGCACCCCCGAGGGCGACTGGGTCTCCATGGGCATCCCGTCGGACGGCTCCTACGGCGTCCCGGAGGGCCTGATCTCCTCCTTCCCGGTCACCTGCAAGGACGGCAAGTACGAGATCGTCCAGGGCCTGGAGATCAACGAGTTCTCCCGCACCCGCATCGACGCCTCCGTCAAGGAGCTGGAGGAGGAGCGCGAGGCGGTCCGCGGCCTCGGCCTCATCTGA